The following proteins are co-located in the Gloeomargarita sp. SRBZ-1_bins_9 genome:
- a CDS encoding DUF4079 domain-containing protein, whose protein sequence is MDAQVRMWLQPIADFFNGLPIPDVVVHWGHPVMMGIVLVFMGSFTAITGWRGRLATDPQVAQRAWQEHRRLVPWLYLFLALGYSGGLLSLIMQGQEIFHSAHFVTGTLVLAGLTLNALLALAMKVQPVTRTLHAYVGSATLAVAAIHMALGVQLGWSF, encoded by the coding sequence ATGGACGCGCAAGTGCGGATGTGGTTACAGCCCATCGCCGATTTTTTCAACGGTCTACCCATACCTGACGTGGTGGTGCATTGGGGACACCCGGTGATGATGGGGATTGTGTTGGTGTTTATGGGCAGCTTTACGGCGATAACCGGGTGGCGGGGACGCCTGGCGACGGACCCTCAAGTGGCGCAACGGGCCTGGCAGGAACATCGCCGGTTGGTGCCCTGGCTGTACCTGTTCCTGGCCCTGGGCTATAGCGGCGGGTTGCTCTCCCTGATCATGCAAGGACAGGAGATTTTCCACAGCGCCCATTTTGTTACCGGTACCCTAGTGCTGGCGGGCTTGACCCTCAATGCCCTTTTGGCCCTGGCGATGAAAGTCCAACCGGTAACCCGTACCCTGCATGCCTACGTGGGCAGTGCGACCCTGGCGGTGGCGGCTATCCACATGGCCCTGGGAGTACAGTTGGGCTGGTCATTTTAG